In the Diprion similis isolate iyDipSimi1 chromosome 2, iyDipSimi1.1, whole genome shotgun sequence genome, one interval contains:
- the LOC124416378 gene encoding potassium/sodium hyperpolarization-activated cyclic nucleotide-gated channel 2-like: MMAKDSFAEVKSKFSDSAKRQSSHICELSRGSDSNLLKLQPTASLRLRLKRLFQKTIIVSEKHPATRFYLRSHAAVAFEKKRHGRSPHWWVIHPCSSVRFWWDTIMCLNYFFCFLAIPYFSAFYMLNRSSYHWKESIVMPNYFICTIDIFLNFVTGFTSSNSHEIFLDPGVIASHYSRGYFLIDLLTSIPYSWILQDHRTLPGAGNEHSNFATIIIQLLPLLKLLRLPTLYKFLMQFWQVLGINRNVAFSIWIALLTAMIFHWAACFTYGFPFVLMHATGSRIEDWNTWFNYISDIEQNPEDHFRLYELSFYNGLTGLCSIDSTILADTQSNSTSETIGDKIVTCVLLILGALYQFYIIVVILQWVESENAPETKYQQVRNSLKLYIRKKQVPPSLERKLLEYNEYLFREKYFKENATVSSFSDHLKDEIVMHTCRQLMDSVSILWNVPKLLVASIITALKPEIFLRNEIVFKCDDDGNCMYFIGSGTLAVITYSGKEICHLQDGAQIGESSLLYPGFKRPVTVIALETCELLKLERKDFNRLIPVNSDLHQRMRRTVKEQIAIIVKIENEDVLKLDKDLENWTSNLRTESGSERPTNPEDRP, encoded by the exons ATGATGGCAAAAGATTCATTTGCCGAAGTAAAATCGAAGTTCTCAGATTCGGCCAAGCGTCAATCATCGCACATCTGCGAGCTTTCTCGCGGCTCGGACAGTAACCTGTTAAAACTGCAACCGACAGCGTCGCTTCGTTTGAGGTTAAAACGGCTCTTCCAAAAAACCATCATCGTTTCAGAAAAACATCCAGCAACGCGTTTCTATCTCCGAAGTCACGCCGCAGTCGCTTTTGAAAAGAAACGCCACGGACGATCGCCCCACTGGTGGGTCATCCATCCTTGCAGCTCCGTCAG ATTCTGGTGGGATACCATCATGTGCCTGAATTACTTCTTCTGCTTTCTCGCCATTCCGTACTTCTCCGCGTTTTACATGCTGAACAGAAGTTCGTATCACTGGAAAGAGTCGATCGTCATGCCTAACTACTTCATTTGCACCATCGATATCTTCCTGAACTTCGTTACGGGATTCACTTCGTCTAATAGCCACGAAATATTTCTAGATCCTGGAGTTATAGCAAG TCATTACAGTCGAGGTTACTTTCTGATTGACTTGCTTACCTCCATCCCGTACAGTTGGATTCTTCAGGATCACCGCACATTACCTGGTG CTGGAAATGAACATTCCAATTTCgcaacaattattattcagcTGTTGCCATTGCTGAAGTTACTGCGACTCCCCACTCTGTACAAGTTCCTAATGCAATTTTGGCAGGTAC TAGGCATCAATCGCAACGTCGCCTTCTCAATTTGGATTGCTCTCCTGACCGCAATGATTTTTCACTGGGCAGCTTGTTTCACCTACGGATTTCCATTCGTCCTTATGCATGCAACGGGATCCCGAATCGAG GATTGGAATACATGGTTCAATTACATATCGGACATAGAGCAGAATCCCGAAGATCATTTCAGACTGTACGAGTTAAGTTTCTACAACGGGCTAACTGGTCTATGCTCCATAGACTCGACCATTTTGGCAGATACTCAATCAAA CAGCACCAGCGAGACGATAGGCGACAAGATTGTCACCTGCGTGCTGCTCATTCTCGGAGCCCTCTACCAATTCTATATAATCG TGGTCATCCTGCAATGGGTGGAGTCAGAGAATGCCCCAGAAACGAAGTACCAGCAGGTCAGGAACAGCCTAAAACTCTACATTCGTAAAAAGCAAGTTCCGCCGAGTCTCGAAAGAAAACTGCTGGAATACAACGAATACTTATTTCGCGAAAAGTACTTCAAGGAAAATGCAACCGTTAGCTCTTTTTCAG ACCATTTGAAGGATGAAATCGTGATGCACACCTGCCGGCAGCTGATGGATAGTGTATCGATACTCTGGAACGTGCCGAAGCTACTGGTTGCAAGTATAATCA CCGCTTTGAAACCAGAGATTTTTCTACGGAATGAAATCGTCTTCAAATGCGACGACGATGGAAACTGCATGTACTTCATAGGAAGTGGGACTCTAGCCGTGATTACGTACAGTGGAAAAGAG ATATGTCACCTCCAGGACGGAGCTCAGATCGGCGAGTCCTCGCTGCTTTATCCAGGCTTCAAGCGACCAGTGACGGTAATCGCGCTTGAAACGTGCGAGCTACTCAAATTGGAACGAAAAGATTTCAACAGGCTTATACCGGTCAACTCGGACCTTCATCAGCGGATGCGAAGAACGGTTAAAGAACAGATAGCAATTATCGTGAAAATCGAAAACGAGGACGTGCTCAAGCTTGATAAAGACTTAGAAAACTGGACCTCCAATCTTCGCACGGAATCCGGCAGTGAGAGGCCGACGAACCCAGAAGACCGACCGTGA
- the LOC124416377 gene encoding regulator of microtubule dynamics protein 1-like: MMQLQRIFYRFVSSAGSFRNVVPVTSRRSINSLFKIITTGRWSRETLVLTPFTTMGIFGFITRKEDDKDFKVTSQEILLAKADALFDQSEYKQIYELLNHYRDSGNVEFLWRLCRALYNMSKTASEVEAKKMIYEGYDLAVAALAIDENHHAVHKWMAIFLDAKSGHEGMKARITQLATVKNHMLRASELNPKDATTLHMLGSWCYQISDLAWYQRKIAAAVFGEPPKSSFEEALSYFEAAEKMSPNFYSHNLLMLGKTHLKLNRREEAVKFLKMASEYEARNDDDHEAKKQALKLLNDFGFKTP; the protein is encoded by the exons ATGATGCAGCTGCAAAGAATATTCTACCGCTTCGTGTCAAGCGCGGGTTCGTTTCGAAATGTTGTCCCCGTTACTTCACGCCGTTCGATAAACTCTCTGTTCAAg ATAATTACCACGGGAAGATGGTCGAGGGAAACGTTGGTTCTTACACCTTTCACTACAATGggaatttttggcttcattACGAGGAAAGAGGACGACAAGGACTTCAAGGTGACTTCGCAAGAAATTCTACTCGCGAAGGCTGACGCGCTGTTCGATCAGTCTgaatataaacaaatatacGAGCTGCTGAATCACTACAGG GACAGTGGGAACGTTGAATTCTTATGGCGGTTGTGCCGAGCGCTCTACAACATGTCGAAAACGGCGTCGGAGGTAGAAGCAAAGAAGATGATATACGAAGGTTACGATCTGGCCGTTGCCGCGTTGGCGATCGATGAGAATCATCACGCGGTTCACAAATGGATGGCCATATTTCTCGACGCGAAGAGCGGCCATGAGGGAATGAAGGCGAGAATAACGCAGTTGGCTACggtcaaaaatcacatgctg AGGGCGTCGGAACTCAACCCGAAGGACGCGACGACGCTGCACATGCTCGGCAGCTGGTGTTACCAAATTTCCGACCTCGCCTGGTACCAGAGGAAGATTGCAGCTGCGGTTTTCGGGGAACCGCCAAAATCTTCGTTCGAAGAAGCGTTGAGTTACTTCGAAGCCGCGGAGAAGATGAGCCCCAATTTTTACAGCCACAATTTGCTGATGCTAGGTAAGACTCACTTGAAATTAAACAGACGTGAGGAGGCCGTCAAGTTTCTCAAGATGGCTTCGGAGTATGAAGCTCGCAACGACGACGACCATGAAGCTAAAAAACAAGCCCTCAAGCTCCTCAACGACTTCGGATTCAAGACTCCTTAA